The sequence TAGAAATTGTTGTCGCATTACTGGGGTTAATTGGGTTATATGAATTAATTAGAATGAAAGGACACACGATTTTTTCCATTCAAGGTCTAGTTGCTAGTATAGCGTTACTGCTCATTTTGCTGCCTGTTGAGCGCTGGTCCATGCTCACTTCAATTTATTCTATAGAAACATGGTTTTACATTTGCGGATTGATTTTGATGGTTGCTACAGTTTTTTCAAAAAATCATTTTACTTTCGATGATGCTGCTGTTGCTATTTTAGGTTCGATTTATATTGGTTATGGTTTTAAATATTTTTTATTGATACGATCAGAAGGTTTGCCATTATTATTATTAGCATTATTTATCGTCTGGGCAACCGATATCGGAGCGTACTTATTTGGCCGGCAATTCGGAAAACACAAATTGGCTCCTAGTATCAGCCCAAATAAAACCATTGAAGGTTCAGTTGGTGGTATAGTTAGTGCGATCGTAGTCGCGGGGTTGTTTTTCATGATTTATCCGTTAGATTTTTCATTAGGTTGGTGTATGTTGTTGGCAGCTGTAATATCTGTTGCTGGACAATTAGGAGACTTAGTGGAGTCTGCTTTTAAACGTCATTATCAAGTAAAAGATTCTGGTAAATTATTGCCAGGTCACGGAGGCATTCTTGATCGTTTTGACAGTATTTTATTTGCTTTACCAGTGTTGCATTTACTGACACTGATTTAATTCATGAAAGGAAGTGGGGAAGTAGTTGTCAGTTAATGATGACTGCTTTTATTGTCATGAAAAAACTTTGTTTATTAGGTGCGACAGGCTCAGTAGGAATGAATACGATAGAAGTCGTGCGAGCTTATCCGGATCGATTTAAAATTGTGGCTTTCTCATTCTATCAAAATAGTCAAAAAGGCCGAGCTTTGATTGAGTTGCTAAAACCAAAAATGGTAGCTGTTGGAACAAGAACTATGGCATTGCAGCTGCGTTCTGACTATCCCGCTATTACGTTTACATATGGTGTGGAAGGATTGTCAGAACTGGCCGCATTAGAAGAAGTCGATACTGTTGTTACTGCTATTATGGGTAGCGTTGGCGTCGTTCCGACCTTAACGGCTATCGAAGCAGGTAAAGAAATTGCCTTGGCTAATAAAGAAACTTTGGTCATGGCAGGGGAATTAGTAATGGGATTGGCTAAGAAAAAAAAGGTTCGTATTTTTCCAGTAGATAGTGAACATTCAGCAATTTTTCAATGTTTGCAGGGAGAAGATGCAAATAAAGTGAGCCAGCTGTTTATTACAGCTTCTGGAGGC is a genomic window of Carnobacterium sp. CP1 containing:
- a CDS encoding phosphatidate cytidylyltransferase, which gives rise to MKQRVITAVLALIVFVPIVYLGAWPLEIVVALLGLIGLYELIRMKGHTIFSIQGLVASIALLLILLPVERWSMLTSIYSIETWFYICGLILMVATVFSKNHFTFDDAAVAILGSIYIGYGFKYFLLIRSEGLPLLLLALFIVWATDIGAYLFGRQFGKHKLAPSISPNKTIEGSVGGIVSAIVVAGLFFMIYPLDFSLGWCMLLAAVISVAGQLGDLVESAFKRHYQVKDSGKLLPGHGGILDRFDSILFALPVLHLLTLI